AATTGGCTTCATTGGTGGATTAACCTTGCTCTAACGATGTCACCATTACCGATTATAGGTAGTATTCATGCAATTTGGTTTATTGTAAAAGAAAAAAAATTACTCAACTCTTGTCCCAATCGAACAATGTATCCACTTCACAAACAAATACTAAATTCCTGCAAAAAACTCACAATATTGTGTCCATTATTCAAAATATTGTGTCCATAATTGGTATTATTATTAGTCTTATACTAACTTCGTTGGCTACTTATATAGCCTTTCAAAATTTAATGATTCAAAAGCAAAATTTTCCTAAAATTCCTCATAAAACTAGTTATATATGTTGTACTGAGACAAGCAAATACAAGCTTCCTTCTACTGATTTTTAGAATGAAATAGCCCTGTTCACTAACTCACCTTGGTTTAATAACTTATCTAGTAAAGATTTCAATTCATCAACTGACTTAAAAAGACGATAAGCAATATATTCTTTACATAGAATGCCAAACTAATTCAATAATGTTGTGCTAACAAATTGAGGACATTGCCTCCCGCATACCTTGCCAGTATTGAGGTTTAATGTCTTTGCTGCTCCAGCACATCCTTCAACATCTGCACAAGCTTTTGCTGGCTGCCCAACTCTATCAGCAGTTGCTCAAGCAAGGGTTGCACAATCAGTTGTCGTTGTGTCTCCCGAATGCAGTCTTTTGCAGTTGCCTTCATCAGGGCATGAGTTTGGAGAAGAGCGACGGGTGAGGAACTTTCTGCTCTCTCTCTACTGCTTACTATTTCTTTACAAACTTGCTTAACCAATCGCTCCGTAACGTATTCCTTGACTACAGGTTGCAGTGAGAATTGCTTTCCTGCTTTTTCAATGAGCGATCGCGGAGCGGTCTCTATGAGACATCGCCGCAACAGCGAGTACAAAGCGTCCGGCAATTCTTGCTTAGAGGTGACACTCACTACATCTTGTTTTAATTCCTTTACAGATACGGGTTCGCGATTAATTGCCAACCACAACATCACCTCTTGTTCTACTGGCGACAAGCGACTAAACTGGCGATCAAGCAGATCGCGAATATCATTAAAGACTAGTACTCCTTGTCCGATATACTCCAACACCTCCGCAATAGAGCCGTCAAACAACTGTTGAATTCCTGCTGCTACCATCTTCAGCGCGAACGGGTTGCCTCCGTAGTATTTGATCAGTCTGATCCATTCTGCGTCCGTACCCGTGAATTGTCCTCTAGGCTCGAACAGCTTTCGCCCATCTTCGGGTTTTAATCCTCTCAGTTGCAGCGAAGCGCAAGCGCGACGACAAGTCGTTCGCACTTTTTTCTCCTCTCCTTCAAGCGCTACAATATCTTTGGGCTTTTCCCGACTGGTCACGAGCAAGCAACTCTGATGGGATACCTCTCCAATGCGCTGGAACAGTTGACCGTATCCCTCATAACCCTCCATACAATGTCCAGCCTCACCACCAACGCTTAAGATTGTCTCAGCATTGTCTAAAATCAGTAGACAGCGTTTATCCCGAAAGTACTCCATCAGCTTGGACAGTTTCCCATCCAAACTAGTAGGTACAACAGGGTCTTCTTGGAGCATCTGCATTATTGATTGCAATACGCTTCCCAATAACTCCTCCAAGGTTGGGGGATTTTGGAGCGATCGCCACACCACTACCTCAAACTCAGTTTTAAATTTCTGCCCGAATTTCACGGCTAGCGCAGTTTTGCCAATTCCACCCATTCCTAGGAGTGCGACTAAACGGCAATTTTCTTCCAATACCCACTGCTGTAGCTGTGCCATTTCCTCACAGCGATCATAAAACACAGATACATTCGGTGCGTCCCCCCAATCTTGCCGTTGGTTTTCCTGTCGGACATGGGTATAATCTTCGTCGGATAGCTTCTCTAAACCAAAGGCTTTGACGTAGCACTCTAGTGAATCCTGGTCAACCGCGACTTTGCGCTTGCGGATGCGAGAGATAGTCTGTATTGATAGACCTGTGCGATCGCACAGTTGCTCTTTGGTAAAGCGC
The sequence above is a segment of the Mastigocladopsis repens PCC 10914 genome. Coding sequences within it:
- a CDS encoding NB-ARC domain-containing protein, with protein sequence MSSNSPSQSKRNRGVILTPVGWRKLEKAEKRSGQRFTKEQLCDRTGLSIQTISRIRKRKVAVDQDSLECYVKAFGLEKLSDEDYTHVRQENQRQDWGDAPNVSVFYDRCEEMAQLQQWVLEENCRLVALLGMGGIGKTALAVKFGQKFKTEFEVVVWRSLQNPPTLEELLGSVLQSIMQMLQEDPVVPTSLDGKLSKLMEYFRDKRCLLILDNAETILSVGGEAGHCMEGYEGYGQLFQRIGEVSHQSCLLVTSREKPKDIVALEGEEKKVRTTCRRACASLQLRGLKPEDGRKLFEPRGQFTGTDAEWIRLIKYYGGNPFALKMVAAGIQQLFDGSIAEVLEYIGQGVLVFNDIRDLLDRQFSRLSPVEQEVMLWLAINREPVSVKELKQDVVSVTSKQELPDALYSLLRRCLIETAPRSLIEKAGKQFSLQPVVKEYVTERLVKQVCKEIVSSRERAESSSPVALLQTHALMKATAKDCIRETQRQLIVQPLLEQLLIELGSQQKLVQMLKDVLEQQRH